One window of Triplophysa rosa linkage group LG10, Trosa_1v2, whole genome shotgun sequence genomic DNA carries:
- the akap12a gene encoding A-kinase anchor protein 12, producing MGATSSSSAQLDSRCEEDAAAEQRTAEASDAADDTLLQRNGQISSINLNSKNPADEVNGHFEERVLVNVCSGFVAVKEDGTEMTEDLQDVVSLQPNTKNERRDVINEDGVTVKEEALDVNTVNEVGFKKVFRYVGFKFTLKKDTCEKTLANDQVEKVAGTLEDSKKNDVKEKSTVAANIDTPDELLKSEETGQPEAAEPSQKTENETELDQGTGMEEHNVKVTPDKEKANMVETSPESEEPMSPIKQFFTQGIFASLRKKRKEDELQKDTKEEEELTVIDQIEDAETSERAEKRNTKCMCLDLPYIMHEEDKDSQPKGSKLLPEEELQHSIEKEMVQASQLKRLFRKFSSRRQSKATENVIEDEDKVTQQLESSLELTEIQTVEEPVVAEPKPAVEEQLADASPQESKKKSDSTVSWEALICGSSAKKRARKTTAEGETADNEKTTESPLESSFEGDYDHLTSSNEQDGEGESGSTWKAFKKMVTPKRKVRTGESSSSEHIPSDGEMNKEDSFSMKKLIAGRKKRKSDGRQEQTSSDETGKDAETGDEDDETPAIIPLSEYEIIEPESVLKEEQVEITIEHEMPEWNSEGLEQDAPNESEPKLEGKVSNNAGPLIIRVLSEDFEEVTDFISKYQQLSDIPEEGMIEETVETPISSSEWTTQGDTLAEDIVDLTADAVTAPEPASEELNGDNSTEMVSALSQLTESPRTSGHVTPVSAEYGVQMSNVILQEAVQSICMTPSVQSVTTKDDIQENLSVSFSPYIMQSTIPEETKVFVAHKKTEATAICTGLISQEIESVEEHLSAPLVETIPEVSDAVQTELVYDNLTDAAKVARLETDEVYEADVWEVKTECLEVIITNEEEAATETELDVEQVIKQLAEPLMEVATESQVVLMVDKKEECLTEPVTGIQLGSVEMAVVDKMQDEAVFDQVIPEHTHVQEAEGPLHSMLEEQPVHYIKVTAGVEKDSTDIEDKVPIEKVEVIHVDEIQVVIKDAISITAETDVDSVLEVVSADDSAVIVEDSSQKTEETGEEINIQQEIRDIPAEQSRGVVALEVDQSVETERISGSADESLSREELEEKQLDIASKEASLPEKVSVEEAAKVDKVAVYPNEMNTDLDNIRVEESASEEADSINTAEKDKLVVKDRQLFTKTESDESENQEVSEMTDKDVATDHVDTAHAITVTYVSEISNDVLEHKEITHPGDSSKVILTDLESVMSQNEARELEADKLGQDVEHSLETFKNEQTVKTTDKVKTGKVVEKVAITENTTKQSEEEEPVVHALTISELPKTTEQEEDTSTMPEISAEAIGVDQMYQTVVEKATEVKETSIQELKDNMTDVTKVESTGTTVIDLTVTAVSESVDQIDQEEETEETRPKCESPQLLEKTQAMELQVEKTERKDEMPSVIYLKEEASAVTTPEAAPIVQVPLLTSEMKAATPEVTVPEIQTQEPIELWAATLEVTEAKVETPVLEKAKLETAVVTELCLDTLVVTSVVSELEVETPVVTSIAGTVNTHDSTVTSLNQNTDNDTSMLSTVVENQDVEVPTVTHVPLDLVTPAMTLDSKSVVVAPAKDTSVGNLVVAELPVDPVVDPVEEMQNVRVTEGASTAEATVTGTIASCDGQVLEPPAVSVTPVKPTEALVANTSTMTPVLEVPDVTPKLETLTVDSAVVAPAVTPVVQTQVVVLVPSAEPPVVVTLAETQVAKTSVVSPVVETTVISITSALTTVTTMGQALVVTRVDKTTALVSETVTEAADPVEETLFESQQVETPALTPTAIATPVVETSALDSITVTHTASPVVKPAGAETSVVSPEVELSTVNSITVAETADLTPVVQTPALVSVIVKEAAHPVIPPMTAVVEISSLETPSNLAAMADAPVIIQEVTTQLAISEEAVAPPVHSAVVDDLMETSTGTPAPEALQVTPEVETPAVAPDFVTSAIASMVVTLVNPQPMIEKEVMTSVLQCISLEENAKGSLPTSTEPQSEMEDDVWEDAVDGIGDGQCRMMETDVLPQDTAVKQESDDAV from the exons ATGGGAgctacatcatcatcatccgcGCAACTGGACAGCAGATGTGAGGAGGACGCAGCGGCGGAGCAGCGGACTGCAGAGGCGAGCGATGCTGCGGATGATACG CTATTACAGAGGAATGGACAGATCTCCAGTATTAATCTAAATTCAAAGAACCCTGCAGATGAAGTAAATGGACACTTTGAAGAGAGGGTACTTGTAAATG tTTGCTCAGGGTTTGTCGCTGTTAAAGAAGATGGCACAGAAATGACTGAAGACCTTCAGGATGTGGTCTCTCTTCAACCAAACACTAAGAATGAAAGACGAGACGTGATTAATGAAGACGGTGTTACTGTGAAGGAGGAGGCTCTGGATGTGAATACTGTCAATGAAGTTGGATTCAAAAAAGTCTTCAGATATGTTGGATTTAAGTTCACGCTAAAAAAAGACACATGTGAAAAGACACTAGCAAATGATCAAGTAGAGAAAGTGGCAGGCACATTAGAGGACTCCAAAAAGAATGATGTCAAAGAGAAGAGCACTGTGGCAGCAAACATTGACACACCTGATGAGCTTTTGAAAAGTGAGGAGACTGGCCAACCCGAGGCAGCTGAACCTTctcaaaaaacagaaaatgaaacaGAGCTGGATCAGGGCACAGGAATGGAAGAACATAATGTGAAGGTCACACCTGATAAAGAAAAGGCAAACATGGTTGAAACAAGTCCCGAGTCAGAAGAGCCGATGTCACCGATCAAGCAATTCTTCACACAGGGAATCTTTGCCAGTTtaagaaagaaaaggaaagaagaTGAATTACAAAAAGACACAAAGGAGGAGGAGGAACTCACGGTAATTGATCAAATAGAAGATGCAGAGACGTCAGAGAGAGCTGAAAAGAGGAATACCAAATGCATGTGCCTTGATCTACCTTACATTATGCATGAGGAAGACAAAGAttcacagccaaaaggcagCAAGCTATTACCTGAAGAAGAGCTTCAACATTCCATAGAAAAAGAGATGGTACAAGCAAGCCAACTTAAAAGACTTTTCAGAAAATTTTCCTCAAGAAGACAGAGTAAAGCTACAGAAAATGTTATTGAGGATGAGGACAAAGTCACTCAACAGCTTGAGTCATCCTTGGAACTGACAGAGATCCAGACAGTAGAGGAACCAGTGGTTGCAGAACCAAAACCTGCTGTAGAGGAACAACTAGCTGATGCTAGCCCTCAAGAGTCCAAGAAGAAATCGGACTCCACCGTTTCCTGGGAGGCACTGATTTGTGGCAGCTCGGCTAAAAAAAGAGCTAGAAAAACAACAGCAGAGGGTGAAACAGCAGACAATGAGAAAACAACTGAATCTCCACTTGAAAGTTCCTTTGAGGGTGATTATGATCATCTGACATCCTCCAATGAGCAAGATGGGGAGGGAGAATCAGGGTCCACATGGAAAGCCTTTAAGAAAATGGTCACCCCAAAGAGGAAGGTGAGAACTGGAGAAAGCAGTTCATCTGAACACATACCTTCAGACGGTGAAATGAACAAAGAGGACTCATTTTCTATGAAGAAGCTTATAGCGGGGCGTAAAAAGAGAAAATCTGATGGAAGGCAGGAACAGACATCGTCTGACGAGACTGGTAAAGATGCTGAAACgggtgatgaagatgatgaaacACCAGCTATTATTCCTTTGTCTGAGTATGAAATCATTGAGCCTGAAAGTGTGTTGAAAGAAGAACAAGTTGAGATTACAATCGAACATGAGATGCCAGAGTGGAATTCAGAAGGGTTAGAACAGGACGCACCAAATGAGTCAGAACCCAAGCTTGAAGGTAAAGTTTCAAACAATGCTGGACCATTAATCATACGTGTTCTATCAGAAGACTTTGAAGAAGTGACAGACTTCATCAGCAAATATCAACAACTGAGTGATATACCAGAGGAAGGGATGATTGAGGAAACCGTTGAAACGCCAATATCATCTTCTGAATGGACAACGCAGGGTGATACCTTAGCAGAAGACATTGTAGATTTGACAGCGGATGCGGTTACAGCCCCAGAGCCTGCCAGTGAGGAACTAAATGGGGATAACAGTACTGAAATGGTCTCAGCCCTCTCTCAACTAACAGAATCACCCAGAACATCTGGACACGTCACACCAGTGTCAGCTGAATATGGTGTGCAGATGTCAAACGTGATCCTTCAAGAAGCTGTTCAGTCCATCTGCATGACTCCAAGTGTTCAATCAGTAACAACAAAAGATGACATCCAAGAAAATCTATCAGTGTCATTCTCACCTTATATAATGCAGTCAACCATACCAGAAGAAACAAAAGTGTTTGTTGCTCATAAGAAAACAGAGGCAACAGCAATATGTACAGGCCTGATATCTCAGGAAATCGAATCAGTCGAAGAACATCTCTCTGCACCCTTAGTAGAGACAATACCTGAAGTAAGTGATGCTGTCCAGACTGAATTAGTCTATGATAACCTTACAGATGCAGCTAAAGTTGCAAGACTTGAGACAGATGAGGTCTATGAAGCTGATGTCTGGGAAGTGAAGACAGAATGTCTGGAAGTAATTATAACAAATGAAGAAGAAGCTGCCACTGAAACTGAACTAGATGTAGAGCAAGTAATTAAACAGCTGGCAGAGCCACTTATGGAAGTAGCAACTGAGTCCCAAGTGGTGCTTATGGTGGACAAAAAAGAGGAGTGTTTAACAGAACCAGTAACTGGTATTCAACTTGGATCAGTTGAAATGGCAGTGGTTGACAAAATGCAAGATGAAGCTGTGTTTGACCAAGTCATTCCAGAACACACTCATGTTCAAGAAGCAGAGGGTCCATTACATTCAATGTTGGAGGAACAGCCAGTACATTACATTAAAGTTACTGCTGGAGTTGAGAAAGATTCTACAGACATAGAAGATAAGGTACCCATAGAAAAAGTTGAAGTAATACATGTAGATGAGATACAAGTGGTCATAAAAGATGCAATCTCAATTACAGCAGAAACAGACGTAGATTCTGTTCTTGAAGTTGTTTCAGCAGATGATTCAGCAGTGATTGTGGAAGACAGTAGTCAGAAAACTGAAGAAACTGGTGAGGAAATTAACATACAGCAGGAGATTAGGGACATACCTGCAGAGCAGAGTAGGGGTGTTGTTGCTTTAGAAGTGGATCAAAGTGTTGAAACTGAACGCATTTCAGGAAGTGCCGATGAATCATTATCCAGAGAAGAGTTAGAAGAAAAACAACTGGACATAGCAAGCAAAGAGGCATCGCTTCCAGAAAAGGTGTCAGTTGAGGAGGCTGCAAAAGTAGATAAAGTTGCAGTATACCCTAATGAAATGAATACTGATCTGGACAATATCAGGGTGGAGGAAAGTGcaagtgaagaagcagacagcATCAATACTGCTGAGAAAGATAAACTTGTAGTGAAGGATAGGCAGCTGTTTACAAAAACCGAAAGTGATGAATCGGAAAATCAAGAGGTTTCTGAAATGACTGATAAAGATGTAGCAACTGATCATGTAGACACAGCTCATGCAATTACAGTAACATATGTTTCTGAGATTTCAAATGATGTATTAGAGCACAAAGAAATAACACATCCTGGAGACAGTTCTAAAGTAATACTGACAGATCTTGAGTCTGTGATGTCCCAGAATGAGGCAAGAGAACTGGAAGCAGATAAGTTAGGTCAAGACGTTGAACACAGTTTAGAAACTTTCAAGAATGAACAGACAGTAAAAACAACTGACAAAGTTAAGACTGGCAAAGTTGTAGAGAAGGTTGCCATTACTgagaacacaacaaaacaatcaGAGGAAGAGGAACCAGTAGTACATGCACTTACAATATCTGAGCTACCAAAGACAACAGAACAGGAGGAGGATACATCAACAATGCCTGAGATTAGTGCTGAAGCAATAGGTGTTGACCAAATGTACCAGACAGTAGTAGAAAAAGCCACAGAAGTCAAAGAAACTTCTATTCAAGAATTAAAAGACAATATGACTGATGTTACCAAAGTGGAAAGCACAGGGACAACTGTAATTGATCTTACTGTAACAGCTGTGAGTGAGTCTGTTGATCAGATTGATCAGGAGGAGGAAACAGAAGAGACCAGGCCAAAATGTGAATCTCCTCAGTTATTAGAAAAAACACAGGCAATGGAGCTGCAGGTAGAAAAGACAGAAAGGAAAGATGAAATGCCATCAGTAATATATCTGAAAGAGGAAGCATCTGCTGTTACCACGCCAGAAGCAGCACCCATAGTACAGGTACCACTATTGACCTCTGAAATGAAAGCAGCAACACCAGAAGTTACCGTTCCTGAGATACAAACACAAGAACCAATTGAACTCTGGGCAGCAACCCTTGAAGTGACAGAAGCAAAGGTAGAAACACCTGTGTTAGAAAAGGCAAAGCTAGAGACAGCCGTAGTAACTGAGTTGTGTTTGGACACACTAGTTGTGACATCAGTGGTTTCAGAACTTGAAGTAGAAACACCAGTGGTTACATCTATAGCAGGAACGGTTAATACACACGACTCTACTGTAACATCACTGAATCAGAACACAGACAATGATACCTCAATGTTGTCCACAGTGGTCGAAAATCAAGATGTGGAGGTGCCCACTGTTACCCATGTACCTCTAGATCTAGTTACACCTGCCATGACTCTAGACAGCAAGTCCGTGGTTGTAGCTCCAGCGAAAGACACATCTGTTGGGAATCTAGTGGTAGCGGAACTACCCGTTGACCCAGTGGTTGACCCAGTTGAAGAAATGCAAAATGTGAGGGTAACAGAGGGTGCATCTACAGCAGAAGCTACAGTAACTGGAACAATAGCATCATGTGATGGACAAGTATTAGAACCACCAGCTGTTTCTGTCACACCAGTAAAACCCACTGAAGCTTTAGTGGCAAATACATCAACTATGACCCCAGTGCTAGAGGTGCCAGATGTGACTCCAAAGCTTGAGACGCTAACTGTAGATTCAGCTGTAGTGGCACCAGCTGTAACCCCTGTGGTACAGACACAAGTTGTTGTTTTAGTGCCAAGCGCTGAACCTCCAGTAGTAGTTACTCTAGCAGAGACCCAAGTGGCAAAGACATCAGTTGTGAGCCCAGTAGTCGAAACTACAGTTATTTCCATCACATCAGCATTAACAACTGTAACCACAATGGGACAGGCATTAGTTGTGACACGAGTGGATAAAACAACTGCTTTGGTTTCAGAGACAGTAACAGAAGCTGCAGATCCAGTGGAAGAAACATTATTTGAGAGCCAGCAAGTAGAAACTCCAGCACTGACGCCAACTGCAATTGCAACACCAGTGGTCGAAACATCAGCACTGGATTCAATAACTGTAACACACACTGCATCTCCAGTAGTCAAACCAGCAGGAGCAGAAACATCAGTTGTGAGTCCAGAAGTGGAACTTTCCACAGTAAACTCAATAACAGTTGCAGAGACAGCTGATTTGACCCCTGTGGTACAGACTCCAGCTCTCGTTTCAGTGATTGTCAAAGAGGCTGCACATCCAGTTATACCACCTATGACTGCGGTAGTAGAAATATCATCATTGGAAACCCCATCAAATCTAGCTGCAATGGCAGATGCACCAGTCATAATCCAAGAGGTTACAACACAGCTTGCCATTTCAGAGGAAGCCGTGGCCCCACCAGTACATTCAGCAGTTGTTGATGATTTGATGGAGACGTCTACTGGGACTCCAGCACCAGAGGCACTACAGGTAACTCCAGAAGTAGAGACACCTGCTGTAGCCCCTGATTTTGTGACATCAGCTATTGCTTCAATGGTTGTGACGCTTGTTAACCCACAACCCATGATTGAAAAAGAGGTAATGACATCAGTTCTACAGTGTATCTCACTAGAAGAAAATGCCAAGGGCTCCCTCCCTACTTCAACAGAACCTCAGTCTGAGATGGAAGATGATGTCTGGGAGGATGCTGTAGATGGTATTGGAGATGGTCAGTGTCGAATGATGGAAACAGATGTTTTACCTCAAGATACTGCTGTTAAACAAGAATCTGATGATGCAGTTTGA